In one Azospirillum sp. TSH100 genomic region, the following are encoded:
- a CDS encoding histidine kinase dimerization/phospho-acceptor domain-containing protein, which translates to MSPSDHSLSGPRTGRAAPVFAASAFAAPVLAAVGGAALFLLSALASLREAAPWALPLTAAASGAAAGLALLSARSAGRRAAPRDQAPPGSALPSPSLSPSSLLSPPLPQPVLPSMPATPPAAEWAAGAAVRIAALEEALRDKDRQAAERLRGQQLAAMDARAELASAIVHDVNNALGAVSGYADFLASDLPAGSPQADYANRIVTAVDRARPGLRRLVTAARMEAAPMKPERAAGILDEAAMLLRAVPAPPGSLAVRHDTGTPDPLCNADLLARTLAGLAAEILAATGRAGDARLCLRAAADPSDACVSGLAEQDDAAAGWAVRPLLMPHPGPHTLFELRVDGPPPADDVLSMLVDPLLFARACYRRGQSGRGDGAHWPAALLTARLHDGGLSLLTHPAEGTVVRLYIPAAPVPLRSSRPPVLAQPAPAPVKPSLAPACKVLVVDADPTSGDRFQTGLERQGFEVSVCDDLRDALDVVTDEPGFFDVVVVGPGLSALPAGLALAGRLKALRPDLPCVLYAAAGAGSPGAAAAPLEPGEGAADLLLPLPVDLPRLARGVAALVAGGQGSGQGSGDAMTGERR; encoded by the coding sequence ATGAGCCCATCCGACCATTCCCTGTCCGGTCCGCGAACAGGCCGCGCCGCACCCGTTTTCGCTGCGTCCGCCTTTGCCGCCCCTGTCCTTGCCGCAGTGGGTGGAGCGGCGCTGTTTCTGCTGTCGGCACTCGCCTCGCTGCGCGAAGCCGCACCCTGGGCGCTTCCCCTGACGGCCGCCGCCAGCGGCGCGGCGGCCGGGCTGGCGCTTCTATCGGCCCGAAGCGCCGGACGCCGCGCGGCTCCCCGGGATCAGGCGCCGCCCGGTTCCGCCCTGCCGTCCCCGTCCTTGTCCCCATCCTCGCTCCTGTCGCCGCCCTTGCCGCAGCCCGTCCTGCCGTCCATGCCGGCGACGCCGCCGGCCGCGGAGTGGGCTGCCGGGGCCGCCGTCCGCATCGCCGCGCTGGAAGAGGCGCTGCGCGACAAGGACAGGCAGGCGGCCGAGCGGCTGCGCGGCCAGCAGCTGGCGGCGATGGATGCCCGTGCCGAGCTTGCCAGCGCCATCGTCCACGATGTGAACAACGCGCTCGGCGCGGTCTCCGGCTACGCCGATTTCCTCGCCAGCGATCTTCCGGCCGGTTCGCCCCAGGCGGACTATGCCAACCGCATCGTCACCGCCGTCGACCGTGCCCGGCCCGGCCTGCGCCGGCTGGTGACGGCCGCGCGGATGGAGGCGGCCCCGATGAAGCCCGAACGCGCCGCCGGCATTCTGGACGAGGCGGCGATGCTGCTGCGCGCCGTTCCGGCGCCGCCGGGCAGCCTCGCCGTCCGCCACGACACCGGCACGCCCGATCCACTCTGCAACGCCGATCTGCTGGCGCGGACGCTGGCGGGGCTGGCGGCGGAGATCCTCGCCGCCACCGGCCGGGCCGGCGATGCCCGGCTTTGCCTGCGGGCCGCGGCCGATCCCTCCGATGCGTGCGTCTCCGGTCTGGCGGAGCAGGACGATGCCGCCGCCGGTTGGGCCGTCCGCCCGCTCCTGATGCCGCACCCGGGGCCGCACACCCTGTTCGAGCTGCGCGTCGACGGCCCGCCGCCGGCCGATGACGTGCTGTCCATGCTGGTCGATCCCCTGCTGTTCGCCCGCGCCTGCTACCGCCGGGGCCAGTCCGGCCGTGGGGACGGCGCCCATTGGCCGGCGGCCCTGCTGACCGCGCGGCTCCATGACGGTGGGTTGAGCCTGCTGACCCACCCCGCCGAAGGCACGGTGGTGCGGCTGTATATTCCCGCCGCGCCCGTTCCGCTCCGCTCCTCCCGGCCGCCCGTGCTGGCGCAACCGGCGCCGGCTCCGGTGAAGCCCAGCCTCGCGCCGGCCTGCAAGGTTCTGGTCGTCGACGCCGACCCGACCTCGGGCGACCGCTTCCAGACCGGGCTGGAGCGGCAGGGGTTCGAGGTGTCGGTCTGTGACGACCTTCGCGATGCACTGGACGTCGTCACCGACGAACCGGGATTCTTCGACGTGGTGGTCGTCGGTCCGGGGTTGAGCGCGCTTCCCGCCGGTCTGGCGCTGGCCGGCCGTCTGAAGGCGCTGAGGCCGGACCTGCCTTGCGTGCTCTATGCCGCGGCGGGCGCGGGGTCTCCGGGAGCGGCGGCCGCCCCGCTTGAGCCCGGGGAGGGAGCGGCCGACCTTCTGCTGCCGCTGCCCGTCGATCTGCCGCGGCTGGCGCGCGGGGTGGCGGCGCTTGTCGCCGGCGGCCAGGGAAGTGGCCAGGGAAGCGGAGACGCGATGACCGGAGAGCGGCGCTGA
- a CDS encoding response regulator transcription factor → MKILVADDHPLFRDALELSIRQAWPDAEIGCIGSLLELPSVPASVDGMDGAVFRYDLIVLDWRMPGAEGGNPISVLRQAGVLGPVAVVTGAEDALTALEVLRCGAEAFLPKTTPRRILAQALRLVAEGGSFVPKCVALDLLHMSDLSLDDDEAEEADAPSLEGEGAPSSPLTDREQQVLSMLATGATNKEIGRHLTLQEVTVKLHTRRILRKLGARNRTDAVRRAQQAGLLSRSLDEASP, encoded by the coding sequence ATGAAGATCTTGGTGGCGGACGACCATCCCCTGTTCCGGGACGCGTTGGAGCTGTCGATCCGCCAAGCCTGGCCGGATGCCGAGATCGGCTGCATCGGCTCGCTGCTTGAATTGCCGTCCGTCCCGGCGTCGGTGGACGGCATGGACGGCGCCGTCTTCCGCTATGACCTGATCGTGCTCGACTGGCGGATGCCCGGCGCGGAGGGCGGCAATCCGATCAGCGTTCTTCGCCAGGCCGGTGTCCTGGGGCCGGTCGCCGTCGTGACGGGGGCGGAGGATGCGCTCACCGCCCTGGAGGTTCTGCGCTGCGGCGCCGAAGCCTTCCTTCCGAAGACCACGCCGCGCCGCATCCTGGCCCAGGCCCTGCGTCTGGTGGCCGAAGGCGGCAGCTTCGTGCCGAAATGCGTGGCGCTCGACCTGCTGCACATGAGCGACCTGTCGCTCGACGACGACGAGGCGGAAGAGGCCGATGCGCCGTCGCTGGAGGGGGAGGGGGCGCCGTCCTCGCCCCTGACCGACCGGGAACAGCAGGTGCTGTCGATGCTCGCCACCGGCGCCACCAACAAGGAGATCGGCCGGCACCTCACCCTTCAGGAGGTGACGGTCAAGCTGCACACCCGCCGCATCCTGCGCAAGCTGGGCGCCCGCAACCGCACCGACGCCGTGCGCCGGGCCCAGCAGGCCGGCCTGTTATCGCGAAGCCTGGACGAAGCGTCACCCTGA